From one Dermacentor andersoni chromosome 1, qqDerAnde1_hic_scaffold, whole genome shotgun sequence genomic stretch:
- the LOC126516478 gene encoding uncharacterized protein: MKRRSKSCAVEKSESRAASPARGRAARSDPAKSERRASPVTPRGPAAVPAKQQRGEGGADSEASPSSAESTSHTTTSIESEPVTESTTGSTSLGSSAYESSATSLGATRRTGRGAKAPRGGPSRRRGFKSWWRAHHDNVLVAALGLFIVACVVATALDRWFSVQASVTTTPVASSERKAVGLLDAPASPVGAAAKEARTTTVTAAVASTGPSTKGRDRHRALASTPASFFEAEASSEPGDITSEPYTEATDSTTVRTRSTRGAAVQRRRRPQRRTRASTARRRALESWRRSRGAVVQGGGELLRRKLHSAHRLPVGAPRGPVSTATRPPQQNSGRCGAVRYTFCPRLRREAFYDREMGDCVAVTTAAEQDAEQEVAARAAARRGGRRVRDETPLCNSSPNRFSSMDSCRQSCLRSELPAERCFDKTIFSECRSEHVRSTRWFFDGRRCRMWHFPAGRCPDASAFRTRSQCARMCPSSPAAPKKKHQPDRRCGAPRSQVCSERHLRFPFFADVSSGDGRVRCLKASQATLVGRRCLVAPNRFSGVAQCRAACVRAAAAARPSRPRSGREEEDEATLGKPRRSRRARARFFNASKISIH; the protein is encoded by the exons ATGAAGCGGCGTTCGAAGAGCTGCGCGGTCGAGAAGAGCGAGTCCCGCGCCGCGTCCCCGGCCCGAGGTCGAGCGGCCCGGTCCGACCCGGCGAAGAGCGAGCGCCGCGCATCGCCCGTGACGCCCCGGGGCCCAGCCGCGGTCCCGGCCAAGCAGCAGCGGGGCGAGGGAGGCGCCGACAGCGAGGCGTCTCCGTCTTCCGCCGAGTCCACCAGTCACACCACAACGAGCATCGAGAGCGAACCGGTCACTGAATCCACCACAGGCAGCACATCCCTCGG TTCCAGCGCGTACGAAAGCTCGGCGACGTCGCTAGGAGCCACCCGGCGCACGGGTCGCGGGGCGAAAGCGCCGAGAGGAGGCCCGTCCCGCCGCCGGGGATTCAAGTCGTGGTGGCGGGCGCACCACGACAATGTGCTGGTGGCGGCGCTCGGCCTGTTCATCGTGGCCTGCGTCGTGGCCACCGCG TTGGACCGCTGGTTTTCCGTTCAAGCCAGCGTGACGACCACACCCGTGGCTTCCTCGGAGCGAAAGGCAGTCGGACTTTTGGACGCACCGGCCAGCCCAGTTGGCGCTGCTGCCAAGGAGGCGAGAACGACGACAGTGACCGCTGCCGTCGCCTCAACGGGACCGTCGACCAAGGGACGGGATCGCCACCGTGCGCTCGCCTCGACTCCGGCGTCGTTCTTCGAGGCAGAAGCAAGCAGCGAACCAGGAGACATTACCAGCGAG CCTTACACCGAGGCGACCGACTCGACGACTGTGCGGACGCGCTCGACGAGGGGAGCCGCCGTGCAGAGACGGCGACGCCCGCAGCGGCGAACCCGGGCCTCGACCGCAAGACGGCGAGCCCTCGAGTCCTGGCGCCGTAGCCGGGGCGCGGTCGTCCAGGGCGGCGGCGAGCTGCTGCGCCGAAAACTGCACTCGGCGCACCGGCTGCCCGTTGGCGCGCCCCGTGGCCCGGTCAGCACTGCG ACGCGCCCGCCACAGCAGAACAGTGGCCGTTGTGGCGCGGTCCGCTACACTTTCTGCCCTCGGCTGCGGCGCGAGGCGTTCTACGATCGGGAGATGGGAGACTGCGTCGCGGTCACCACCGCCGCCGAGCAGGATGCGGAACAGGAAGTGGCTGCACGGGCGGCAGCTCGGCGCGGAGGCCGCCGCGTCAGGGACGAGACGCCGCTGTGCAACAGCAGCCCCAACCGCTTCTCGTCGATGGACAGCTGCCGCCAGAGCTGCCTGCGAAGCGAGCTGCCCGCCGAGCGGTGCTTCGACAAGACCATCTTCTCCGAGTGCCGCAG TGAACACGTGCGGTCCACGCGGTGGTTCTTCGACGGCCGCCGTTGCCGAATGTGGCACTTCCCGGCCGGACGATGTCCCGACGCCAGCGCCTTCCGCACCCGGAGCCAGTGCGCCCGCATGTGCCCATCCTCTCCCGCGGCGCCCAAGAAG AAACACCAGCCGGACCGCCGCTGCGGCGCTCCCCGGTCGCAGGTGTGCAGCGAGCGCCACCTGCGCTTTCCCTTTTTCGCCGACGTGTCCTCGGGCGATGGCCGCGTGCGGTGCCTGAAGGCGTCGCAGGCGACGCTCGTCGGTCGCCGCTGCCTGGTCGCGCCGAACCGCTTCTCGGGGGTGGCCCAGTGCCGCGCGGCCTGCGTGCGGGCCGCTGCTGCGGCTCGGCCGAGCCGCCCGAGGAGTGGCCGCGAGGAGGAGGACGAGGCAACGCTAGGGAAGCCGCGGAGAAgtcgacgcgcgcgcgcgc